CCGAGCGCATCGCCGAGTTCGCCCCGCGCGAGGAGCTGAAGGACGTCCACTTCGCCTCCGGCCACATCCAGGTGGAGCGGCGCGACCTGGCGTCGCTCGACGCGGCGGTCGCGTGGCTCAAGTCCAATCCGAGCCAGCTGGTGATCCTGGAGGGGTACACCGATGCGGTGGGCGCCCGCGCCGCCAATCTGGCGCTCGCCCATCGGCGCGCCACGTGGGTGATGCAGTACCTGGTCGGCCACGGCGTCCCGGAGAGCCGCATCACGGTGGTCTCGCGCGGCGAGGACGGCACGCGGTGCGCGGAGCGCCGCGCGGCCTGCCAGAGCCGCAACCGGCGCGTGCACTTCCTGGTGCGCGAGAGCGAGACCGTGCAGATCAGCGCGTCGCCCAGCCGCTGAGGCAGGCGCGCGCATCTTCGCGCCCGCGCTCCAGCGCGCGGGCCATCCCGGCCGGATCGAAGTCGAGCGGCCGGAGCGACAGCGGGGCCGACGGGGCCAGCAGGTGCACCTCCGCGGCGGGGAACTTCAGACGGGCCAGCTCGACGTCGCGCCGGATCTGGTGGATCATCCCCATCTCGAAGGCTTCCTCGAGAGCTCGCCGCACGGTGGTGGGCGGGGCGCCGCGCTCCTCGGCCGCGTAGCTCATCACCACCACCGCCCGCTCGACGTCGGGCGCCGCCGCGAGCGCCTCCAGCACCGGCGCGCGGCCGGTCAGGCCGCCGTCGACCAGCAGCGCGCCCTCGACGTCGACCGCGGGAAACGCCCCGGGCACCGCGGCGGCCGCCATGAGAGCCTCACGCGTCACGGTCGCGTTGTCGAAGAGGCGCTGCTCGCGGCGGGCCAGGTCGGTGGTGACCACGAGGAGGCGGACCGGGGAGGCGCGGATACGCTCGAGGTCGAGGCTCTCGGCGATCAACTCGCGCAGCGGAGCCGGATCGAAGAGCGAGCCGGCACGGTCCAGGATCAGCAAGGTCAGCCAGCCGGGCAGGAGCCCGCCGAAGAGCACTCGCGTGCGCAGCGAGTACACGCGATCGCGAGTGAGCTCGCGCCAGAGGGCCTCCAGTCGATCCGTCCGGCCGGCGGCGATCATGGCCGCGTTCAGGGCGCCCGCCGACGAGCCCGCGACCAGGCGGATCGGCAGCCCGCGCTCCACGAGCCACGCGGCCACCCCGGCCTCGTAGGCGCCCTTGGCGCCGCCGCCCGAGAGCACGAGCGTGGTCGGCGTGGCGAGCGGGCGCGCGGAGGTGCCGCACGACGACGCGGCCGTGGATCCGGCGCCGAGCGCGCACGCGAGGAGGGCGAGCGCGGAGCCGCGTCGGCCCGCGAGATGGCGGAGCATGCCCGGCTCTTACAACGAGCCGGGCCGGCCCGTCAATCGTCCACGCGTCTGCTGGACGACGCGCGAGTCGGTCTAGCCCGCGCGCCCGGTGAGCGGCGCGGTCGCGGCAGTGGACCGGTCAGCGAGGACCATGCGCACGCGCCGCGACAGGTACTCCACCGTGAACGGCTTCGTGATGACCGGCCCGGTGGGGACGAGACCGCGCGCGACCAGGAAGTCGCGGTCGTAGGCCGACATGAACATCACCTTGATGCCGGGCAGCAGCGCGGTGAGCCCGCTGGCCAGCTCGCAGCCGTTCAGGCCGGGCATCACCACGTCGGTCAGCAGCAGATGGATCGGCCCCGGATGCTGGGCCGCGACCCGGATCGCATCCTGACCGTCGGACGCTTCGAGCACTCGGTAGCCTTCATC
This portion of the Candidatus Methylomirabilota bacterium genome encodes:
- a CDS encoding OmpA family protein, whose translation is MPLLGRISFVLGATAVTLLAVGCAARHEPAPTVAAGAAPPAAPATPLLAPTWPDAAPVPEASAPDAAGPAPDPERIAEFAPREELKDVHFASGHIQVERRDLASLDAAVAWLKSNPSQLVILEGYTDAVGARAANLALAHRRATWVMQYLVGHGVPESRITVVSRGEDGTRCAERRAACQSRNRRVHFLVRESETVQISASPSR
- a CDS encoding patatin-like phospholipase family protein, whose translation is MLRHLAGRRGSALALLACALGAGSTAASSCGTSARPLATPTTLVLSGGGAKGAYEAGVAAWLVERGLPIRLVAGSSAGALNAAMIAAGRTDRLEALWRELTRDRVYSLRTRVLFGGLLPGWLTLLILDRAGSLFDPAPLRELIAESLDLERIRASPVRLLVVTTDLARREQRLFDNATVTREALMAAAAVPGAFPAVDVEGALLVDGGLTGRAPVLEALAAAPDVERAVVVMSYAAEERGAPPTTVRRALEEAFEMGMIHQIRRDVELARLKFPAAEVHLLAPSAPLSLRPLDFDPAGMARALERGREDARACLSGWATR
- a CDS encoding response regulator; the encoded protein is MRTILVVDDDPWVRILARDMLADEGYRVLEASDGQDAIRVAAQHPGPIHLLLTDVVMPGLNGCELASGLTALLPGIKVMFMSAYDRDFLVARGLVPTGPVITKPFTVEYLSRRVRMVLADRSTAATAPLTGRAG